The following are encoded together in the Desulfobacterales bacterium genome:
- a CDS encoding HNH endonuclease, which translates to MPSHKKASIESQSLCEDLLEEVRKFLPTATRNESNDTCALYVPGRNRFAYVYHRSKSGFIRCYFRGDVIVKPAFQSGITINIRPKIEKGWDKEFPYFVEISDHHLLPQVAQILCANAYPLSEKKKSGMSQPQTFYLPEEIPQVAATFSEGSATTISINKYERNVTARKICIEYYGCACQICKFDFYKFYGNIGEGLIHVHHLKPLAQIGEGYQVDPIKDLIPVCPNCHAVIHRKKDTISIDNIKSIIQAVKAEHLYGRGSQEKITPP; encoded by the coding sequence ATGCCAAGCCATAAAAAAGCCAGTATTGAATCACAAAGTTTATGTGAAGATTTACTTGAAGAAGTCCGCAAATTCTTACCTACGGCAACTCGCAATGAATCAAATGATACTTGTGCTTTATATGTGCCAGGAAGGAATAGATTTGCATATGTATACCATCGATCAAAAAGTGGTTTTATTAGATGTTATTTTAGGGGAGATGTTATTGTAAAACCAGCTTTCCAATCTGGAATCACAATAAATATCCGTCCAAAAATTGAAAAGGGTTGGGATAAAGAATTCCCATATTTTGTGGAAATAAGTGATCACCACTTACTTCCACAAGTCGCGCAAATATTATGTGCAAACGCTTATCCACTCTCTGAAAAAAAGAAGTCTGGAATGAGCCAGCCTCAAACTTTTTATTTACCTGAAGAGATTCCCCAAGTTGCAGCAACTTTTTCAGAAGGCAGCGCTACAACAATTTCAATTAACAAATATGAACGGAATGTAACTGCTCGAAAGATTTGCATTGAGTATTACGGTTGTGCTTGTCAAATATGTAAATTCGATTTCTATAAATTCTATGGCAATATTGGTGAAGGACTCATTCATGTTCATCATTTAAAGCCTTTGGCACAAATTGGTGAAGGTTATCAAGTCGATCCGATAAAAGATCTGATTCCAGTTTGTCCAAATTGTCATGCAGTTATTCATCGGAAGAAAGACACGATAAGTATTGATAATATTAAATCAATAATTCAGGCGGTTAAGGCCGAACATCTATATGGCCGAGGAAGTCAAGAGAAAATAACACCCCCTTAG